The Erythrobacter sp. SDW2 region CGTGTCGCCCAGCGCGCGGTTGCCGATCTGCGCGCCGAGATTGTAGAGCGCGCCGCTGATGGGGCCGATCTCGCCCTCGACCTGCTCGACCAGCGCTTCGATGGTACCGTCCTCGCTGGCGTCGAGCAAGGTGCCGGTGGCGCTGCCGCCCGCGTCCTCGATCTCCGCCACGAGGTTTTGCAGCCCCTCCGCGCCGCTCCTGCGCGCGAGCACCACGTGATATCCGCCAGCGGCGAACCGCTTGCCGACATGCCCCCCGATCCCGGCCCCCGCGCCGATCACCAGGAAGACCTTTTTCGGATCGGCCATGTCGCTACTCCCCGTAGTGGATCCGGATCTTGCTCGCGGCGCTGACCGCCGCCTGGCGCGCGCTGTCGGTGTCCGGCCCCGTCGCCAGCGCCACCCCCATGCGGCGATAGGGGCGGGTAGTCGGCTTGCCGAAGATACGCACATCCGCCCCCTCGGCCATCGCCTCGGCGAGACCCGAATAGCTGACCGTGTCGCTCTCGCGGTCGGCCAGGATCACCGAGCTGGCGGCGGGGCGGGCGCGGATTTCGTCGGGGACATGCAGACCCATGATCGCGCGCGCGTGCAGGTCGAATTCGCTCAGGTTCTGGCTCAGCGAGGTGACCATGCCGGTGTCGTGCGGGCGGGGGCTGAGTTCGGAGAAGATCACGTCCTCGGTGCCGTTTTGTCCCTTGGCAACGAAGAACTCGACCCCGAACAGGCCCCAGCCTTTGCCCTTGCCCTGCAGCGCGGTGACGACCTTGGCCGCCATCTCCTGCGCCGCCGCAATCGCGGCGTCCGACATCGGCGTCGGCTGCCAGCTTTCGCGATAGTCGCCGCGTTCCTGCCTATGGCCGATGGCGGGGCAGAAGGTGATCCCGCCTGCGTGGCGCACGGTCAGAAGGGTGATCTCGTAGTCGAAATCGATGAACTGCTCGACGATCACCCGCGCCCTATCGCCGCGCATATTGGCGACGGCATAGTCCCACGCCGCCTCCAACTCATCGGCGCTGCGGACCGTGCTCTGGCCCTTGCCGCTGGAGGACAT contains the following coding sequences:
- the purT gene encoding formate-dependent phosphoribosylglycinamide formyltransferase, producing MAHTAKILLLGSGELGREFVISAKRLGAYVVACDSYAAAPAMQVADACEVFSMLDAEALRAVVARHAPDYVVPEIEAIRTEVLAEIEAAGTNVVPSAYATQMTMNRDAIRDLAAQELGVTTSRYRYAESIEEVRAAAEFTGVPCVIKPVMSSSGKGQSTVRSADELEAAWDYAVANMRGDRARVIVEQFIDFDYEITLLTVRHAGGITFCPAIGHRQERGDYRESWQPTPMSDAAIAAAQEMAAKVVTALQGKGKGWGLFGVEFFVAKGQNGTEDVIFSELSPRPHDTGMVTSLSQNLSEFDLHARAIMGLHVPDEIRARPAASSVILADRESDTVSYSGLAEAMAEGADVRIFGKPTTRPYRRMGVALATGPDTDSARQAAVSAASKIRIHYGE